Proteins encoded together in one Amblyomma americanum isolate KBUSLIRL-KWMA chromosome 1, ASM5285725v1, whole genome shotgun sequence window:
- the LOC144132262 gene encoding uncharacterized protein LOC144132262, whose translation MIEQYLKRVEGVRPGREAPAESGAEPAGGLEDSLKGAAAPGGSRGLPARRPEGRRGRLRGGRIARGQLHADIAMSVGNEDEVAAPTSSLARRARQAGQAARFPQGEKNKIVRQHWIANLERKDFNRGSSSRVCSVHFIDGRPTKDNPYPTLHLGTPTVHHNGIRKLACHDVTPLEPDACSTAEPLSHHSSDEQDKESASADHHLPINVGTEDLSHRREGAQDLVDGCLACGCRCKIAETSDKGTQVEPATVRDHLYATPRKQAPVTADSACQTIFSAYSALAPSHFRFFYRCVKSSI comes from the exons ATGATCGAGCAGTATTTGAAAAGAGTCGA GGGAGTCCGGCCAGGACGAGAGGCGCCGGCTGAGTCCGGTGCCGAGCCGGCAGGCGGGCTTGAAGACTCGCTGAAGGGAGCAGCTGCTCCAGGCGGATCTCGCGGCCTCCCCGCGCGCAGACCAGAGGGCCGCAGGGGCCG GCTTCGGGGTGGCCGCATTGCCCGCGGGCAGCTGCACGCTGACATCGCAATGAGCGTAGGAAACGAGGACGAGGTCGCTGCGCCAACTTCATCCCTGGCGAGGCGCGCCAGACAAGCAGGCCAAGCTGCCAG ATTTCCGCAAGGAGAGAAGAACAAGATCGTACGACAGCATTGGATTGCGAATCTAGAGAGGAAAGACTTCAACCGTGGCTCATCGTCTAGG GTATGCTCAGTTCATTTCATTGATGGGCGTCCCACTAAAGACAACCCATACCCAACATTGCACCTTGGAACACCG ACTGTTCACCACAACGGAATAAGGAAGCTGGCGTGTCACGATGTCACTCCTTTAGAGCCTGATGCCTGTTCAACAGCTGAACCTTTGTCACACCATTCATCAGACGAGCAAGATAAAGAGAGTGCTTCAGCTGATCATCACCTGCCTATCAACGTTGGAACAGAGGATCTATCACATAG GAGAGAGGGAGCTCAGGATCTCGTTGATGGCTGCTTGGCCTGTGGCTGCAGATGCAAGATTGCCGAAACATCAGACAAAGGAACTCAAGTGGAGCCAGCGACTGTTCGTGACCATTTGTATGCAACCCCTCGCAAGCAGGCCCCAGTCACTGCAGACAGTGCTTGTCAGACTATATTCAGTGCATACTCCGCTCTTGCACCAAGTCACTTCCGCTTTTTTTACAGATGTGTCAAAAGTAGTATCTGA